Proteins encoded together in one Shewanella oneidensis MR-1 window:
- a CDS encoding MATE family efflux transporter, whose amino-acid sequence MATSAKTLQQRMGIIALTWPIFIETLLQSLLGISDIFMLSHYSDNAVAAVGLTTQLMFFMMVMSMMVSTGASILISQNNGAGRTQEATDIGVASVALSLGLAVVMGAAMFFCAHGIIGLFELEPKVAGYGYDYLLICGSLSIGLVMNIAFAAILRSYGFTRSAMLVTLSTGLMNVLGNYIALYSPFGLPVYGVTGVAISTVTSQLMGALIMLAVIRSKHIPLPMQRLNSLPRSTYWSVMRIGLLNAGEMLSYNVAQMTIIYFISQMGTLSLTAYTYGLNISRFIYCFSVALGQAAQIQTGYYVGKQWFDEITVRVQKYCLVGFIVSLAIVLIFFWQRFTIVGWLSENPEVIQLTALLLLGSIALETGRVFNLVIISALKGAGDVAFTVRVGLFSMWGIGVLLAWFFGLYLGYGVLAAWLAVAADEWVRGLIMVQRWRSGRWQRFTRIPPATSA is encoded by the coding sequence GTGGCCACATCAGCTAAAACCCTGCAACAACGCATGGGCATCATCGCCCTCACTTGGCCGATTTTTATCGAAACCTTGCTGCAATCCTTACTCGGGATCAGCGATATTTTTATGCTGAGCCATTATTCCGATAATGCGGTTGCAGCAGTTGGACTCACCACCCAATTGATGTTTTTTATGATGGTGATGTCGATGATGGTTAGCACGGGCGCCAGTATTCTGATCAGCCAAAATAATGGTGCAGGCCGAACCCAAGAGGCGACCGATATTGGTGTCGCCAGTGTGGCGTTAAGTTTAGGTTTAGCGGTGGTGATGGGCGCTGCGATGTTTTTTTGTGCCCACGGCATTATCGGTTTATTTGAGTTAGAGCCTAAGGTTGCGGGCTATGGTTACGACTATCTGCTGATCTGCGGCAGTTTGAGTATCGGGCTGGTGATGAACATCGCCTTTGCCGCCATCTTACGTAGTTACGGTTTTACTCGCTCGGCTATGTTGGTCACATTGAGCACGGGGTTGATGAATGTGCTCGGTAACTATATTGCCCTTTATTCTCCCTTTGGTTTGCCGGTTTATGGAGTCACTGGGGTGGCGATTTCTACTGTGACCAGCCAGCTGATGGGTGCCTTGATTATGCTGGCTGTGATCCGCAGTAAGCATATTCCGCTACCGATGCAGCGGCTTAACTCACTGCCGCGCAGCACCTATTGGAGCGTGATGCGCATTGGCTTGCTCAATGCGGGCGAAATGCTGTCCTACAATGTGGCGCAGATGACGATTATTTATTTTATCAGTCAGATGGGCACGCTCTCTTTAACTGCTTATACCTATGGCTTGAATATCAGCCGCTTTATTTACTGTTTTTCGGTGGCATTGGGGCAGGCGGCGCAGATCCAAACTGGTTACTACGTGGGCAAACAATGGTTTGATGAGATAACGGTGCGGGTGCAAAAGTATTGCCTCGTGGGCTTTATCGTCTCCCTTGCCATAGTGCTAATCTTTTTTTGGCAGCGTTTTACCATTGTGGGTTGGTTGAGTGAAAATCCTGAAGTGATTCAACTCACCGCATTACTCTTATTAGGTTCAATCGCGCTGGAAACTGGGCGAGTGTTTAATCTGGTGATTATTTCGGCGTTAAAAGGCGCAGGAGATGTGGCGTTTACGGTGCGAGTCGGGCTATTTAGTATGTGGGGCATTGGCGTGCTTCTGGCTTGGTTTTTTGGCTTGTACTTAGGTTATGGCGTGCTTGCCGCTTGGCTTGCCGTTGCGGCCGACGAGTGGGTGCGAGGATTGATTATGGTGCAACGTTGGCGCTCGGGTCGCTGGCAGCGTTTTACCCGTATTCCGCCAGCAACTTCAGCTTAA
- a CDS encoding HPP family protein has product MKVSDIMSTEVICISDGASLKDAHHLMQTRGVRHLPVISETDGALVGVLTHKKMIASVLSMLNKYGQGALDRKERYTPIATVMDKDCQSLTPNEPLSTVVEYFIDNKLGCLPVVDNNKKVLGIVTSSDFIKLCRTLLQQQA; this is encoded by the coding sequence ATGAAAGTCAGCGATATTATGAGCACAGAGGTCATCTGCATCAGCGATGGTGCGAGCCTGAAAGATGCTCACCATTTAATGCAAACCCGCGGCGTGCGCCATTTGCCGGTGATTTCTGAAACCGACGGCGCCCTAGTCGGTGTACTTACCCACAAAAAGATGATCGCCAGTGTCCTGTCGATGTTAAACAAATACGGTCAAGGTGCACTCGATCGTAAAGAACGCTATACACCGATCGCCACTGTGATGGATAAAGATTGCCAATCACTCACCCCAAATGAACCCTTAAGTACTGTGGTGGAATACTTTATCGACAATAAACTCGGTTGCTTACCCGTAGTCGATAACAATAAGAAAGTATTGGGAATAGTCACCTCGTCCGACTTTATCAAGCTGTGTCGTACCCTACTGCAACAGCAAGCTTAA
- a CDS encoding cupin domain-containing protein, whose product MQNADDFIKFLELEQHVEGGFYRSSYRSETAFDPSRQLWSSIYFLLRTGEVSHFHRLTADEMWYFHAGQSLTIYMISPEGELTTAQLGLDLAAGERPQFLVPKGCIFGSAMNQDGFSLVGCMVSPGFTFDDFELFSQEALLAMYPQHKAVVQKLSRPEVN is encoded by the coding sequence ATGCAAAATGCGGATGATTTTATTAAGTTTTTAGAACTGGAACAGCATGTGGAAGGAGGATTTTACCGATCCTCCTACCGCTCGGAAACCGCCTTTGACCCCAGTCGACAGCTATGGAGCAGCATTTATTTCTTACTGCGAACAGGCGAAGTGTCGCATTTTCATCGGCTCACGGCGGATGAGATGTGGTATTTCCACGCAGGTCAATCACTGACGATTTACATGATTTCCCCCGAGGGCGAGCTAACAACGGCGCAATTAGGATTGGATTTAGCTGCGGGTGAAAGGCCACAGTTTTTGGTGCCTAAGGGCTGCATTTTTGGTTCGGCGATGAATCAAGATGGATTCTCGCTGGTGGGCTGTATGGTATCACCCGGTTTTACCTTCGATGACTTTGAGTTGTTTAGCCAAGAAGCCCTATTGGCCATGTATCCGCAGCATAAAGCAGTGGTTCAAAAATTGAGTCGGCCAGAAGTTAACTAA
- a CDS encoding alpha/beta hydrolase → MSERYLENGIRQLVSEFIAAGCPSVREQSLEERRQGYIASTVLAGEPEAVFEVKSVSLEGIELTLFKPSADNNLPVVIYYHGGCFVSGGIATHNQQLRKIANDSGALVVAVSYRLAPEHVYPAAHDDAFNAANLVQQHCHQWGGDNTNITLMGDSAGGHLALVTCLRLKAKGEWLPKKQVLIYPMLDATAKSQSYIDNGDKYIITRDTLLTGFDMYLDWHPRTDVEASPLRSHDLAGLPETHIITAEFDPLLDEGEQLFRHLLAAGVDAHCRRYLGVIHGFFQLAGVSQSARDAMAQVTHIIRA, encoded by the coding sequence ATGAGCGAACGCTATTTAGAAAATGGAATTAGACAATTGGTGAGCGAGTTTATCGCTGCGGGTTGCCCTTCAGTACGCGAGCAAAGCCTTGAGGAGCGCCGCCAAGGTTACATCGCAAGCACGGTATTGGCGGGCGAGCCGGAAGCCGTTTTTGAGGTCAAATCAGTATCCCTTGAGGGAATCGAGTTAACCTTGTTCAAGCCATCGGCGGACAACAATTTACCCGTGGTAATTTACTATCACGGCGGCTGTTTTGTCAGTGGTGGCATCGCCACCCATAATCAGCAACTGCGTAAAATCGCCAATGATTCCGGCGCATTAGTGGTCGCAGTCAGCTATCGTCTCGCTCCAGAGCATGTGTACCCCGCCGCCCATGATGATGCCTTCAACGCCGCCAATCTCGTGCAGCAGCATTGCCACCAATGGGGTGGAGACAACACCAATATCACCTTGATGGGCGACAGCGCCGGCGGCCATTTAGCCTTAGTCACTTGCCTGCGGTTAAAGGCCAAGGGGGAATGGTTGCCTAAAAAACAAGTGCTTATTTACCCGATGTTGGATGCGACCGCCAAGAGCCAGAGTTATATCGACAATGGCGATAAATACATTATCACCCGCGACACGCTGCTCACGGGCTTTGATATGTACCTCGACTGGCACCCCAGAACTGACGTCGAAGCCAGCCCACTACGCAGCCACGATTTAGCTGGCCTGCCCGAAACCCATATTATTACCGCCGAGTTTGATCCTCTGCTTGATGAAGGCGAGCAACTGTTTCGCCATCTGTTAGCGGCGGGCGTCGATGCCCATTGTCGGCGCTATTTAGGGGTGATCCACGGCTTCTTTCAACTCGCGGGCGTCAGCCAATCAGCGCGGGATGCCATGGCGCAAGTGACTCACATTATTCGCGCTTAA
- a CDS encoding DUF4274 domain-containing protein, translating to MAKLLTQEQFIRAYECAELGCIANHQQLAKLLADPDYDALHEYSAYFGKAATQITCISDLQSMEELHFVAGNLNWDDHDPDMVRAIIEHPLCDAGTALLLYWYGQGFYYSTPETLDTPFGQLFTDITERFITHGYASYKIHFDPIKECFMPSLEDVLTRGYQIPGALFAPYSTMEIETDAGHPRYLQFKNELLKTGKWGNQ from the coding sequence GTGGCCAAGTTATTAACCCAAGAACAATTTATTCGCGCCTATGAATGCGCAGAATTAGGCTGTATTGCCAATCATCAACAACTCGCCAAATTACTCGCCGATCCCGATTATGACGCTTTACATGAATACAGCGCCTACTTTGGCAAAGCGGCGACACAAATCACCTGTATCAGTGACTTACAAAGCATGGAGGAATTGCATTTTGTCGCGGGCAACTTAAATTGGGATGACCATGATCCCGATATGGTCAGAGCGATTATCGAACATCCACTCTGCGATGCGGGTACCGCCTTATTGCTCTACTGGTACGGACAAGGCTTTTATTACTCTACACCGGAGACACTCGACACACCTTTTGGACAACTATTTACCGACATTACTGAACGCTTTATTACGCACGGCTATGCCAGTTATAAAATCCATTTTGACCCGATTAAAGAATGTTTTATGCCCTCATTAGAGGATGTGTTGACGCGAGGATACCAAATTCCCGGTGCACTTTTTGCCCCCTACAGCACCATGGAAATCGAAACCGATGCAGGGCACCCAAGGTATCTGCAATTTAAAAATGAACTGCTGAAAACGGGTAAATGGGGCAACCAATAA